The Candidatus Krumholzibacteriia bacterium genome includes a region encoding these proteins:
- the gatA gene encoding Asp-tRNA(Asn)/Glu-tRNA(Gln) amidotransferase subunit GatA yields the protein MKLNELSIGDLRKRMTAGEVDPVQACEAALVAIGAREGEVVAFLDVHREAALARARALSESGDYRSLPLGGVPVAIKDNICIRGSSTTCGSRILGAYRPPYTATVVEKLHAAGAVVIGKTNLDEFAMGSSTENSGFGPTHNPWDTTRAPGGSSGGSAAAVAAGMAAASLGSDTGGSIRQPASFCGVVGMKPTYGRVSRYGLVAFASSLDQIGPFTRTVGDCATMLNVMCGRDPRDATSASAPVPDFSSDLDRGLKGVKIGVPWSFLGESLDPGVLASFKAAVEGARREGAVIEDVELPHADHGLAAYYIIANAEASANLARFDGVRYGHRSPHAETLVEMYTRTREEGFGAEVKRRVLLGTYVLSAGYYDAYYKRAQQVRSLIIADFVRAFSRCDTVMLPTAPTTAFKLGEKTDDPILMYMNDVFTIPVNLAGLPGISIPCGLSDERLPIGVQLVGRAFQEAPLLRVAAGLERLVDFPAGAVAPALRG from the coding sequence GTGAAACTGAACGAACTGTCCATCGGCGATCTGCGCAAGCGCATGACCGCGGGCGAGGTTGACCCCGTGCAGGCGTGCGAAGCAGCACTGGTGGCCATCGGCGCGCGCGAGGGCGAGGTGGTGGCCTTTCTCGACGTGCACCGCGAGGCAGCGCTGGCGCGCGCGCGCGCGCTGTCCGAATCCGGCGACTACCGTTCGCTCCCGCTGGGCGGTGTCCCCGTCGCCATCAAGGACAACATCTGCATCCGGGGCAGCAGCACCACCTGCGGTTCGCGCATCCTCGGCGCCTACCGTCCGCCGTATACGGCGACGGTGGTGGAGAAGCTCCACGCGGCGGGTGCGGTGGTGATCGGCAAGACCAACCTGGATGAGTTCGCCATGGGTTCGTCCACCGAGAACTCCGGCTTCGGCCCCACCCACAACCCCTGGGACACGACGCGCGCACCGGGCGGGTCCAGCGGCGGCTCCGCGGCGGCGGTGGCGGCGGGGATGGCGGCGGCGTCGTTGGGCAGCGACACGGGCGGTTCCATCCGCCAGCCGGCGAGCTTCTGCGGCGTGGTGGGGATGAAGCCCACCTACGGGCGCGTATCGCGTTACGGACTGGTGGCGTTCGCCAGTTCGCTGGATCAGATCGGCCCCTTCACGCGCACGGTGGGCGACTGTGCCACCATGCTCAACGTCATGTGCGGTCGCGATCCGCGCGATGCGACCAGCGCGTCGGCACCCGTGCCCGATTTTTCAAGCGATCTGGACCGCGGGCTCAAGGGTGTCAAGATCGGCGTGCCGTGGAGCTTCCTCGGCGAATCGCTCGACCCCGGCGTGCTCGCCTCCTTCAAGGCGGCGGTGGAGGGTGCGCGGCGCGAGGGCGCCGTCATCGAGGACGTCGAGCTTCCGCACGCGGACCACGGTCTGGCCGCGTACTACATCATCGCCAACGCCGAGGCGAGCGCCAACCTGGCCCGCTTCGACGGTGTGCGCTACGGGCATCGTTCGCCCCACGCCGAAACGCTGGTCGAGATGTACACCCGGACGCGCGAGGAGGGCTTCGGCGCCGAGGTGAAACGGCGCGTGCTGCTTGGCACCTACGTGCTGAGCGCCGGCTACTACGACGCATACTACAAGCGCGCCCAGCAGGTGCGCTCGCTCATCATCGCGGACTTCGTAAGGGCGTTTTCACGCTGCGACACCGTGATGCTGCCGACCGCGCCGACCACGGCGTTCAAGCTGGGTGAGAAGACCGACGACCCGATTCTCATGTACATGAACGACGTGTTCACCATTCCGGTGAACCTGGCCGGGCTGCCCGGGATCTCCATTCCGTGTGGCCTGTCGGACGAGAGACTCCCCATCGGCGTGCAGCTCGTCGGGCGTGCCTTCCAGGAGGCGCCCCTGCTGCGTGTCGCGGCGGGCCTCGAACGGCTGGTGGACTTCCCGGCGGGTGCGGTCGCCCCCGCTCTGCGAGGATAA
- the gatC gene encoding Asp-tRNA(Asn)/Glu-tRNA(Gln) amidotransferase subunit GatC: MSKIDRDVIRHLERLARIDLAPGEVGPITEQLNRIVALVERLQAVDVAGVEPTRAMSLEDAGSDLREDVVTPGLERSEVLSQAPDATGEFFRVPRVISRGEES; this comes from the coding sequence ATGAGCAAGATCGATCGCGACGTCATCCGCCACCTCGAGCGCCTCGCGCGCATCGACCTCGCGCCCGGTGAGGTGGGGCCCATCACCGAGCAGCTCAACCGCATCGTGGCGCTTGTGGAGCGGCTGCAGGCGGTGGACGTGGCCGGGGTGGAGCCCACGCGGGCCATGTCGCTCGAAGACGCCGGCAGCGACCTGCGCGAGGACGTTGTCACCCCCGGGCTGGAACGCAGCGAGGTGCTTTCGCAGGCGCCGGACGCGACCGGAGAATTCTTCCGCGTGCCCCGCGTCATTTCCCGCGGCGAGGAATCGTGA
- a CDS encoding UvrD-helicase domain-containing protein: MSSLTHLNDRQREAVLATEGPILVIAGAGSGKTRVLTERIRHLVAGLRVAPYEILAFTFTNKAAREMKDRLERMSPGATEMMWVGTFHATGVRILRRHGDAGGIRRDFSIYDTDDSMRLLKGILSRYPNDARFIKSPRTLRDRISRMKNDLITPAFCAERAVGIGEQRVAALYAEYEKELRRANALDFDDLIMKVVELFASNDAVRELYARRFRYILVDEFQDTNAIQMAMIDALASRHHNLFVVGDDDQSIYSWRGARVEHILEFEGLYDGTQVIRLEQNYRSTQTILDAANGVIAHNAGRKGKNLWTDGAVGEKLRVTACSDEETEALAVLDMVKREVGAGASPRDIAILYRTNAQSRALEDVFKMGSMPYQIIGGVRFYERAEVRDVLAYCKAVVNPADTVNVKRIINVPRRGIGKTTIDHLEAYAVEHGVSMIDAMRAADVGLGSAPAARCRAFLEVFDRLRATAEAEVAPHVVAEIYQATNYMKYLEEAYPDADVRTENVEEFLSAAHAYAEGAEDKSLRAFLEEVALVADVDAIDLESGQLTLMTLHNAKGLEFDVVFVTGLEEGLFPHYNSIDDADAIEEERRLFYVGMTRARRRLCLTFAGMRRRMGLMEGGLPSRFLSEIPERCLETPVEPVVSRGVSLFNGGSVWSRARSVIDEYAQPEAPDEAAFSQEPAPRGATVPGYQVGTRIVHERFGKGIVRRVEGQGEQMRVTVIFDAGGERKFIAQYAPMRPL; this comes from the coding sequence ATGTCTTCCTTGACCCATCTCAACGACCGCCAGCGCGAGGCCGTCCTGGCCACCGAAGGCCCCATTCTGGTCATCGCCGGAGCGGGCAGCGGCAAGACGCGCGTGCTCACCGAGCGCATTCGTCACCTGGTGGCGGGGTTGCGCGTGGCGCCCTACGAGATCCTCGCCTTCACCTTCACCAACAAGGCGGCGCGTGAGATGAAGGACCGCCTGGAACGCATGTCGCCGGGCGCCACCGAGATGATGTGGGTGGGGACGTTTCACGCCACCGGCGTGCGCATCCTGCGCCGCCACGGCGACGCGGGGGGAATCCGGCGCGACTTCTCCATCTACGACACCGACGACAGCATGCGTCTCCTGAAGGGCATCCTGTCGCGCTACCCGAACGATGCGCGTTTCATCAAGTCGCCGCGCACGCTGCGGGATCGCATCAGCCGCATGAAGAACGACCTCATCACCCCGGCGTTCTGCGCCGAGCGCGCGGTGGGCATCGGTGAACAGCGTGTGGCGGCTCTGTATGCCGAGTACGAAAAGGAGCTGCGCCGCGCCAACGCGCTGGATTTCGACGACCTGATCATGAAGGTGGTGGAGCTGTTCGCGTCCAACGACGCCGTGCGCGAGCTGTACGCGCGCCGCTTTCGCTACATCCTGGTGGACGAGTTCCAGGATACCAACGCCATCCAGATGGCGATGATCGACGCGCTCGCCTCCCGCCACCACAACCTGTTCGTGGTCGGTGACGACGACCAGTCCATCTACAGCTGGCGCGGGGCGCGCGTGGAACACATCCTCGAGTTCGAGGGGCTGTACGACGGCACCCAGGTGATCCGGCTGGAGCAGAACTACCGCTCCACCCAGACCATCCTCGATGCGGCCAACGGGGTCATCGCGCACAACGCCGGGCGCAAGGGCAAGAACCTGTGGACCGACGGCGCAGTGGGCGAGAAGCTGCGGGTCACCGCGTGCAGCGACGAGGAAACGGAGGCGCTGGCCGTGCTGGACATGGTCAAGCGCGAGGTGGGGGCGGGGGCAAGCCCGCGCGACATCGCCATTCTGTACCGGACCAACGCCCAGTCGCGCGCGCTGGAAGACGTCTTCAAGATGGGCTCGATGCCGTATCAAATTATCGGCGGCGTGCGCTTCTACGAACGCGCCGAGGTGCGCGACGTGCTCGCGTACTGCAAGGCGGTGGTGAACCCGGCCGACACCGTGAACGTGAAGCGTATCATCAACGTGCCCCGGCGCGGCATCGGCAAGACGACCATCGATCATCTGGAAGCGTACGCCGTGGAGCACGGCGTGTCCATGATCGACGCCATGCGCGCGGCGGACGTCGGGCTGGGCAGCGCGCCGGCCGCCCGTTGCCGCGCGTTCCTGGAGGTGTTCGACCGCCTGCGCGCGACGGCCGAGGCGGAGGTGGCGCCGCACGTGGTTGCCGAGATCTACCAGGCCACCAACTACATGAAGTACCTGGAGGAGGCGTATCCCGACGCCGATGTGCGCACGGAGAACGTCGAGGAGTTCCTGTCGGCGGCGCACGCCTACGCGGAGGGCGCGGAGGACAAGTCGCTGCGCGCCTTCCTGGAAGAGGTGGCGCTGGTGGCCGACGTGGACGCCATCGACCTGGAAAGCGGCCAGCTCACCCTCATGACGCTGCACAACGCCAAGGGCCTCGAGTTCGACGTCGTCTTCGTGACCGGCCTGGAAGAGGGGCTGTTTCCGCACTACAACTCCATCGACGACGCCGACGCAATCGAGGAGGAGCGACGGCTGTTCTATGTGGGAATGACGCGGGCGCGGCGCCGGTTGTGTCTGACGTTTGCGGGTATGCGCCGGCGCATGGGGCTCATGGAGGGCGGGTTGCCGTCGCGCTTCCTGTCCGAGATTCCCGAGCGTTGCCTGGAGACCCCGGTGGAGCCGGTGGTCTCGCGCGGCGTGTCGCTGTTCAACGGCGGGTCGGTGTGGTCGCGCGCCCGTTCCGTGATCGACGAGTACGCCCAGCCGGAGGCGCCCGACGAGGCCGCGTTCTCCCAGGAGCCGGCGCCGCGCGGTGCGACCGTGCCTGGCTACCAGGTGGGAACGCGTATCGTGCACGAGCGATTCGGCAAGGGTATCGTGCGCCGCGTGGAAGGGCAGGGCGAACAGATGCGGGTGACGGTAATTTTCGACGCCGGCGGCGAGCGCAAGTTCATCGCCCAGTACGCGCCCATGCGGCCGCTTTAG
- a CDS encoding BamA/TamA family outer membrane protein: MKLYKALATIATLAILAGLLPGSAHAQRFGRNKIQYSDYKWHVLATPHFDIHYYEGAEAFAVRAGLVLEDGYEEYAYTLKEVLPWRVPVILYSNHADFLETNVTDGTLPEGVQAFAEPSRRRIVLPFTSSFKEFHHTAIHELAHVFTFNIVYNRMLDNVFTRNYLFPMPLWVAEGLAEYLAEGWDADADMFIRDAVLNDYLYPFYAISGFYVYKEGQSVFNYIAETYGHEKVLEMLDVLAGTRSAEAAVQRTIGLSSDQLYEHWSKALRKHYWPLYPGKQEVSDFARKLTDHEKNHGYYNTKPVLSPDGEYIVFFSDRQGMIEIHVISALDGKEIAKVVTGARSNRYESLHLLTSSICFDPEGKQVAFVARSGGHDALFVRDIKTGDERRYEVASQGLTAPAWNPVRNEIVLSATFHGQTDLVSVDLATGLMKRLTNDGADQLTPRFYPDGNRVIFVYYPETTIPVPSDFSGENRKRLSEINFASSKNVRRDASYDVWEYDFATGRQRPLVESDGDDTDPLVLADGKTIIYASDESGVNNLHAGDIETGDTYRFTDVLGGLFTPSVHEEKGRIAFSAFVNGGWDVFVSDDLRTLLGRRYLQPAQSILAHQPNIARMDLAATEKAKAEAAAAEEAAKAAKGASPATGAGAADAPAPGAESTPVTTVALAPDSALAASGGGASGADSGFVDVDSYTPAVRPIQPAGPLEAGAAPPSKPRPATLSEALGNEDVYRGASVRPYKTKLAPDFIGSGGGLYFSSSYGFGIANAIAMSDILGDHRATFAFNLYQDIAQSDFLLAYSYLKRRADFTFGAYQLSSFYDSRITSAGEFSAYRLFSERNLGLFGSMSLPFNKFYRMEVDLQAYMSEREFYTQANPYTGIYSSAGVSQVRLLEPTLAFVHDSAFFGPFGPVEGSRWRASVSRGVAFSNNDISRTTGFADWRRYNTIFWRNSIALRLTAAGSEGEDPRVFSLGGPTTLRGYDYQQFWGTRMWLASFEYRFPLFDAIIFGWPGRWGFTNIGGTAFFDVGAAFDGSPRNPINLDGSRLRLDDSHADVGFGVYMYVGYFLMSFQFAWPTDFYEFADDMQFHWYMGPTF, translated from the coding sequence ATGAAGCTTTACAAGGCCTTGGCTACAATCGCCACCCTCGCAATCCTCGCAGGTCTCCTGCCGGGATCGGCGCACGCCCAGCGCTTCGGGCGCAACAAGATCCAGTACTCCGACTACAAGTGGCACGTGCTCGCCACGCCCCACTTCGATATCCACTACTACGAGGGGGCCGAGGCATTCGCGGTGCGCGCGGGCCTGGTGCTGGAGGACGGCTACGAGGAGTACGCGTACACGCTCAAGGAGGTGCTGCCGTGGCGGGTGCCGGTGATCCTGTACTCGAACCACGCCGACTTCCTGGAGACCAACGTCACCGACGGCACTCTGCCCGAGGGCGTGCAGGCCTTCGCCGAACCCTCGCGGCGCCGCATCGTGCTGCCGTTCACCAGCTCGTTCAAGGAGTTCCACCACACCGCCATCCACGAACTCGCGCACGTGTTCACGTTCAACATCGTTTACAACCGGATGCTGGACAACGTGTTCACGCGCAACTACCTCTTCCCGATGCCGCTGTGGGTGGCGGAGGGACTCGCGGAGTATCTGGCGGAGGGCTGGGACGCGGACGCGGACATGTTCATCCGCGACGCGGTGCTCAACGACTACCTGTACCCGTTCTACGCAATCAGCGGCTTCTACGTGTATAAGGAGGGGCAGTCGGTCTTCAACTACATCGCGGAGACCTACGGCCACGAGAAGGTCCTGGAGATGCTGGATGTGCTGGCGGGGACGCGCAGTGCGGAGGCGGCGGTGCAGCGCACCATCGGGCTGTCGTCGGATCAGCTCTACGAGCACTGGTCCAAGGCGCTGCGCAAGCACTACTGGCCGTTGTACCCCGGCAAGCAGGAAGTATCCGACTTTGCCCGCAAGCTCACCGACCACGAGAAGAACCACGGCTACTACAACACCAAGCCGGTGCTGTCGCCCGACGGCGAATACATCGTGTTCTTCAGCGACCGCCAGGGGATGATCGAGATCCACGTGATCTCCGCCCTGGACGGCAAGGAGATCGCCAAGGTCGTCACCGGTGCGCGCTCCAACCGCTACGAGTCGCTGCACCTGCTCACCAGCTCCATCTGCTTCGATCCGGAGGGCAAGCAGGTGGCGTTCGTGGCCCGCTCCGGGGGGCACGACGCGCTGTTCGTGCGCGATATCAAGACCGGCGACGAACGCCGCTACGAGGTGGCGTCGCAGGGACTCACCGCGCCCGCCTGGAACCCGGTGCGCAACGAGATCGTGCTTTCGGCCACCTTCCACGGGCAGACGGACCTGGTGTCGGTGGACCTTGCCACCGGCCTGATGAAGCGGCTCACCAACGACGGGGCGGACCAGCTCACGCCGCGCTTCTATCCTGACGGCAACCGGGTGATCTTTGTCTATTACCCGGAAACGACCATTCCGGTGCCTTCCGACTTCTCGGGGGAAAATCGCAAGCGCCTGAGCGAAATCAATTTTGCCAGCTCGAAGAACGTGCGCCGCGACGCGAGCTACGACGTCTGGGAGTACGACTTCGCCACCGGCCGCCAGCGCCCGCTGGTCGAGTCCGACGGCGACGACACCGACCCGCTGGTGCTGGCCGACGGCAAGACCATCATCTACGCGTCGGATGAGTCGGGTGTGAACAACCTTCACGCCGGCGACATCGAGACCGGCGACACCTACCGCTTCACCGACGTGCTGGGCGGTCTCTTCACCCCGAGCGTGCACGAGGAGAAGGGCCGCATCGCCTTCTCCGCGTTCGTCAACGGCGGCTGGGACGTCTTTGTCTCCGATGACCTGCGCACGCTGCTCGGGCGCCGCTATCTGCAGCCCGCGCAGTCGATCCTGGCCCACCAGCCCAACATCGCGCGCATGGACCTGGCGGCCACGGAAAAGGCCAAGGCGGAGGCCGCGGCGGCCGAGGAGGCCGCGAAGGCGGCGAAGGGCGCGTCTCCGGCGACCGGTGCCGGTGCCGCCGACGCACCGGCCCCGGGGGCGGAATCGACCCCCGTCACGACCGTTGCGCTCGCACCGGACAGCGCGCTCGCCGCGTCCGGCGGCGGGGCGAGCGGCGCGGATTCGGGCTTCGTGGACGTCGACAGCTACACGCCCGCGGTGCGCCCCATACAGCCGGCGGGCCCGCTGGAGGCGGGCGCCGCGCCGCCGTCGAAGCCGCGGCCGGCCACCCTGTCCGAGGCGCTGGGCAACGAAGACGTGTATCGCGGCGCGAGCGTGCGCCCGTACAAGACCAAGCTCGCGCCCGACTTCATCGGCAGCGGTGGCGGGCTGTACTTCTCGTCGAGCTACGGTTTCGGAATCGCCAACGCCATCGCCATGTCCGATATCCTCGGCGACCACCGTGCGACGTTCGCGTTCAACCTCTACCAGGACATCGCCCAGTCCGACTTCCTGCTCGCCTATTCGTACCTCAAGCGCCGGGCGGACTTCACCTTCGGCGCATACCAGCTGAGCAGCTTCTACGATTCGCGCATCACCAGTGCGGGAGAGTTCTCGGCCTACCGCCTTTTCAGCGAGCGCAACCTGGGCCTGTTTGGGTCCATGAGCCTCCCGTTCAACAAGTTCTACCGCATGGAAGTCGATCTGCAGGCGTACATGTCGGAGCGCGAGTTCTACACGCAGGCCAATCCGTACACCGGAATCTACTCGTCGGCGGGCGTCTCACAGGTGCGGCTGCTGGAGCCCACGCTGGCGTTCGTGCACGATTCGGCCTTCTTCGGCCCCTTCGGACCGGTGGAGGGGTCGCGCTGGCGGGCGTCGGTGTCGCGCGGCGTGGCGTTCAGCAATAACGATATTTCGCGCACCACCGGGTTCGCCGACTGGCGGCGCTACAACACCATCTTTTGGCGCAACTCCATCGCACTGCGTCTCACCGCCGCCGGCAGCGAGGGCGAGGACCCGCGCGTGTTCTCGCTGGGCGGTCCCACGACGCTGCGCGGTTACGACTACCAGCAGTTCTGGGGAACGCGCATGTGGCTGGCGAGCTTCGAGTATCGCTTTCCACTCTTCGATGCCATCATCTTCGGATGGCCGGGGCGCTGGGGATTCACCAACATCGGCGGCACCGCCTTCTTCGATGTCGGTGCGGCGTTCGATGGCAGCCCGCGCAATCCCATCAATCTCGACGGCAGCCGGCTGCGCCTGGACGACTCCCACGCGGACGTGGGTTTCGGGGTGTACATGTACGTCGGCTACTTCCTGATGAGCTTCCAGTTCGCGTGGCCCACGGATTTCTACGAGTTCGCCGACGACATGCAGTTCCACTGGTACATGGGCCCCACGTTCTAG